The following are encoded in a window of Limibacter armeniacum genomic DNA:
- a CDS encoding HD domain-containing protein yields MDKQTIIEKTASFIKAKFEGEGSGHDWWHIYRVWKSAISIAEAEGADTFIVELGALLHDIADHKFHNGSLDEGPKQTRNWLVEVGADTETVEKVCEIVANVSFKGAGTQSVMTTLEGKVVQDADRLDAIGAIGIARTFAYGGFKQREIYNPEIPPVMHDDFESYKKNTAPTINHFYEKLLLLKDRMNTVTGKRIAEERHRYMEMFLEQFYQEWEGKR; encoded by the coding sequence ATGGACAAACAGACTATAATTGAGAAGACAGCCTCATTTATCAAGGCGAAATTTGAAGGAGAAGGATCAGGGCATGACTGGTGGCATATCTACCGTGTATGGAAAAGTGCTATCAGCATCGCTGAAGCTGAAGGCGCTGACACTTTTATTGTTGAGCTAGGAGCCTTGCTGCACGATATTGCAGATCACAAATTCCATAATGGAAGCTTGGATGAAGGGCCAAAACAGACACGAAACTGGTTGGTAGAAGTAGGGGCAGACACCGAAACAGTGGAAAAGGTTTGTGAAATTGTAGCCAATGTGTCTTTCAAAGGTGCAGGCACACAATCAGTCATGACGACATTGGAAGGGAAAGTGGTGCAGGATGCTGATAGGTTGGATGCCATTGGTGCGATCGGAATTGCGAGAACATTTGCTTATGGAGGCTTTAAACAACGGGAAATTTATAACCCTGAGATACCACCAGTAATGCATGATGACTTTGAGTCTTACAAGAAAAATACAGCGCCTACGATCAACCATTTCTATGAGAAGCTCCTTTTATTGAAGGATCGTATGAATACCGTAACGGGAAAAAGAATTGCAGAAGAAAGACACCGCTATATGGAGATGTTTTTGGAGCAGTTCTATCAGGAATGGGAAGGTAAAAGATAA
- a CDS encoding dihydrolipoamide acetyltransferase family protein, whose translation MALVEMVLPAMGESVFEATVLTWLKNVGDKIETDESVLEVATDKVDTEVPALQDGIIKEILVKEGDVAQVGHPIAIIEVEGEGSETVATPAAETAETQTTTVQTETAVAQPAAQATAVSGDRFYSPLVKSIAREEGIPAAELDTIPGTGKDGRLTKKDMLAYVKDRKNGGAVVQPTAQPAVAAQPSTPAPKPVAPAVSVGGTDEIIEMDRMRKMIADRMVASKHTAPHVTSCVEADLTNIVNWRNKWKNEFKKREGQSLTFMPILIQAIAKAIKDFPMINVQVDGNRIIKKKDINIGMAVALPSGNLIVPVIKNADRLSLSGLAMAINDLAYRARENKLKAEDLQGGTYTLSNIGSFGNTIGTPIINQPQVAIMAVGAIKKKPAVIETPQGDLIGIRQMCYFSHSYDHRVVDGALGGMFVRRVCDYLEQWDMNQTV comes from the coding sequence ATGGCACTTGTTGAAATGGTTTTGCCAGCTATGGGTGAGAGCGTATTTGAAGCAACCGTTCTTACTTGGCTGAAAAACGTTGGAGATAAAATTGAAACTGATGAGTCAGTACTGGAAGTAGCTACGGATAAAGTAGATACAGAAGTCCCTGCACTTCAGGATGGCATTATCAAGGAAATTCTAGTAAAAGAAGGAGACGTAGCTCAAGTAGGACACCCAATTGCTATTATTGAGGTAGAGGGTGAAGGTAGTGAAACAGTGGCTACACCTGCAGCTGAAACGGCAGAAACACAGACAACAACTGTTCAGACTGAAACGGCGGTAGCTCAGCCAGCTGCACAAGCAACAGCTGTAAGTGGAGACCGTTTTTATTCACCTTTGGTAAAGAGCATTGCTAGAGAAGAGGGAATCCCTGCGGCAGAGTTGGATACAATTCCAGGTACAGGCAAAGATGGCCGCCTGACTAAGAAAGATATGCTAGCTTACGTAAAAGATCGTAAGAATGGAGGTGCAGTTGTTCAGCCAACAGCACAACCAGCAGTAGCTGCTCAGCCATCAACTCCTGCTCCTAAACCTGTAGCACCAGCAGTTTCAGTGGGTGGTACAGATGAGATTATTGAGATGGACCGTATGCGTAAGATGATTGCCGACAGAATGGTAGCCTCTAAACATACAGCGCCTCACGTAACTTCATGTGTAGAAGCAGACCTGACAAACATCGTAAACTGGAGAAACAAGTGGAAGAATGAGTTCAAGAAGCGTGAAGGTCAGTCACTGACGTTTATGCCTATTCTTATACAAGCAATTGCCAAAGCGATCAAGGACTTCCCGATGATTAACGTTCAGGTGGATGGCAACAGAATTATCAAGAAAAAAGACATCAACATTGGTATGGCTGTAGCGTTACCTTCAGGTAACCTGATTGTGCCAGTTATCAAAAATGCTGATAGATTGAGCTTAAGTGGATTGGCAATGGCCATTAATGACTTGGCTTACAGAGCGAGAGAGAACAAGCTGAAGGCAGAAGATCTACAAGGAGGTACTTATACACTTTCTAATATTGGTTCATTTGGTAATACAATCGGTACACCAATCATCAACCAACCACAGGTAGCGATTATGGCAGTAGGTGCTATCAAGAAAAAGCCAGCTGTAATTGAAACTCCTCAAGGAGACCTGATTGGTATCCGTCAAATGTGTTACTTCTCACACTCTTATGACCACAGAGTAGTAGATGGCGCATTGGGTGGTATGTTTGTACGTAGAGTATGTGACTACCTTGAGCAGTGGGATATGAACCAAACGGTTTAA
- a CDS encoding YjjG family noncanonical pyrimidine nucleotidase yields the protein MNLKRNTFKHLFFDLDHTLWDFERCSEETLEELYDIHRVDLLSKGSASKDHFIAAFRKINAELWSHYNESRITKETIRDRRFPMMFELLNIPAAVCPANLGKEYLERCPKKPYLIPDTIEALEHLQNKYYLHILTNGFADVQSTKMRYSNIFHYFNSVVTSECTGHKKPSKEIFEFAMKQAGAAADQSAMIGDNLNTDIVGANNAGMFSVYYNPDAVEHNEYVGAEIISLKELIELF from the coding sequence ATGAACCTGAAAAGAAATACTTTCAAGCACCTTTTCTTTGACCTAGACCATACACTTTGGGATTTTGAACGGTGTTCTGAAGAAACACTAGAAGAATTGTATGACATTCACCGTGTTGATTTGCTGAGCAAAGGGTCTGCATCTAAAGACCACTTTATCGCTGCTTTTCGCAAAATCAACGCTGAGTTGTGGTCACATTACAACGAGAGTCGTATCACAAAAGAGACTATTCGTGATCGTCGCTTCCCGATGATGTTTGAGTTGTTGAACATCCCTGCGGCAGTATGCCCTGCCAATCTTGGAAAAGAATACCTCGAACGATGCCCTAAAAAGCCTTACCTGATTCCGGATACCATTGAAGCATTGGAGCACTTGCAAAACAAGTATTACCTGCATATCCTGACCAATGGCTTTGCAGATGTACAAAGCACAAAGATGCGTTACTCCAATATCTTTCACTACTTCAATTCTGTGGTAACTTCTGAGTGTACAGGACACAAGAAGCCTAGCAAGGAGATCTTTGAGTTTGCCATGAAACAGGCAGGTGCAGCCGCTGACCAAAGTGCCATGATTGGAGATAACCTCAACACTGATATTGTGGGAGCCAATAATGCAGGCATGTTTTCAGTTTACTACAATCCTGATGCTGTAGAACACAACGAATACGTTGGCGCCGAAATCATCTCTCTAAAAGAGTTAATTGAGTTATTCTAG
- the trpA gene encoding tryptophan synthase subunit alpha, with the protein MNRIDRLFQEKQHDILNVYFTAGYPQLEDTMHIITALDKAGADLIEIGMPYSDPVADGPTIQASNQTALDNGMTIHKLFEQLKTLRQKSDIPVVLMGYVNPVVQYGLERFCMACAEVGIDGVILPDLPMQEYVEEYKTVFEKHGLHNVFLISPQTSEERIRQIDENSSGFIYMVSSSSITGAKTDITEGQRAYFKRVEDMQLKNPRLIGFGISNHETFKEACSSASGAIIGSAFIKLLADSKDLEGDINRFVKSVKEGK; encoded by the coding sequence ATGAACAGAATAGACAGACTGTTTCAGGAAAAACAACATGATATCCTGAACGTGTATTTTACAGCAGGTTACCCACAATTGGAGGATACCATGCACATCATTACGGCACTTGATAAAGCTGGAGCTGACTTAATCGAAATTGGCATGCCGTATTCAGACCCAGTTGCGGATGGGCCTACCATTCAAGCCAGTAACCAAACAGCCTTGGATAATGGTATGACGATCCATAAGCTTTTTGAGCAGCTAAAAACACTGCGCCAAAAAAGTGACATCCCTGTGGTATTGATGGGCTACGTAAACCCTGTGGTACAGTATGGACTTGAGCGTTTCTGCATGGCTTGTGCTGAAGTTGGAATTGATGGTGTCATCCTTCCAGACCTGCCAATGCAAGAGTATGTTGAAGAGTATAAGACTGTTTTTGAAAAGCATGGCTTACACAACGTATTCCTGATCTCACCGCAAACTTCGGAAGAACGTATTCGCCAAATTGATGAAAACTCTTCAGGGTTTATCTACATGGTATCTTCATCAAGTATTACAGGTGCTAAAACAGATATTACAGAAGGGCAACGTGCCTACTTCAAGCGTGTAGAAGATATGCAGCTGAAGAACCCACGTCTGATCGGTTTTGGTATTTCCAACCATGAGACGTTTAAAGAAGCTTGTAGCTCTGCTAGTGGGGCCATTATCGGAAGTGCTTTTATCAAGCTACTCGCTGACAGCAAAGACTTGGAAGGTGATATCAATCGCTTTGTAAAAAGCGTAAAGGAAGGTAAGTGA